GAACTCGCCCGAAAAGACCAGGCCTCCTTCGACATCCCCCGCAACTGATCTGCGTAGGGCGTCGAGTATGCAGAATTCGGCGGAGCAGCGTTTCAGACAGCGCCGGCATGATGTGATCGCCCCGCGATCTATGCCGCCGATGGACTCAGTGAAGGCATTGCGCAGGGCCCTTCCGGGCAACCCGACAGGGCTCTTGATCAAGACTACGTCTTCTGCCCTCGCTGAGAGATACATGCGCTTGAACTTCGGGTGGACCTCACACTCATGACTTGTCACAAACCTGGTGGCCATCTGCACACCGGACGCCCCGAGTCTTAGCATCCTGGCGATGTCGTAACCGTCCATGATCCCGCCTGCAGCCACGACTGGGATACCCACTTCCCGAACGACTTCGGGCACGATCTCACTCACAGGCCGATCCGTGCCGAGGTGTCCCCCTGCCTCCTTCCCTTCGACCACAACTGCCGCGGCCCCGAGCTTCTGGGCAATCACCGCGAGCCGGGCGGAAGAGACGATGGATACCACGGGGACTCCGTGATCTCGCCCCCATGAATACATGTCCCGCGAGAACCCCGCCCCGGAGGCTACGAAGTCGACTTTTTCCCGCATCGCTGTAAGCATCAACTCAGCAAACGCCTCGACGGCGAAGAGGACGTTCACCCCGATGTACCCGGAGGTCAGCTCGCGGGCTCTTTCGATCTCCCGAATCAGTTCCTGCGCCGTCAGCCCTGTGCCTGCGATGGTTCCGATGCCTCCGGCCTCTGCCACGGCAGCAGCCAGCCTGCCAGTGGAGACCTTGTAGGCCATACCCCCCTGGATGATGGGGAGTCTCGGTCTCATGTGGGCGATCGTCAGTCTTGGGAGCATAGTAGGCCTCCTGAAGATGCTGCGTGGCACGTGCGGCGGTGCGGAATGACCGGAGGCGGCTCGCATACACCCCACTCATCAGATAGTTTGATGTCCAAAGTTTATGGCGCCTGGGGCGGTTTGTCAAGGAAAATGGCCACGTGACGGAAACACTCAGTCAAGGGCAGGTGAAGCCTATGCAATTCTCCTTGCATGGAGGAGGATTCTTGCAAGATATGTTGAATGCGCCATACGTCCTGCCGGGACCCTGGCCCCACGCCTGCAATGAGGTGACCGCTCATGTCAGAGCCTGCTCCAGCCGCGGAGCGGATCCGCGCCTGCTATAGTTCGATGAGCAAGAGCCAGCA
The DNA window shown above is from Bacillota bacterium and carries:
- a CDS encoding nitronate monooxygenase, whose product is MLPRLTIAHMRPRLPIIQGGMAYKVSTGRLAAAVAEAGGIGTIAGTGLTAQELIREIERARELTSGYIGVNVLFAVEAFAELMLTAMREKVDFVASGAGFSRDMYSWGRDHGVPVVSIVSSARLAVIAQKLGAAAVVVEGKEAGGHLGTDRPVSEIVPEVVREVGIPVVAAGGIMDGYDIARMLRLGASGVQMATRFVTSHECEVHPKFKRMYLSARAEDVVLIKSPVGLPGRALRNAFTESIGGIDRGAITSCRRCLKRCSAEFCILDALRRSVAGDVEGGLVFSGEFVHKVKRAMSVEEIMSALARELREALDGPATAESKGR